One Triticum dicoccoides isolate Atlit2015 ecotype Zavitan chromosome 5B, WEW_v2.0, whole genome shotgun sequence genomic window carries:
- the LOC119307723 gene encoding factor of DNA methylation 2-like, whose translation MADSRGRNVSIDALTSKLESKIYYHRDAAVEYLDIKTMVDKVVEEKNKLLAENTEFLNTIDKIVEEKEKLQHDHDVINELVAPMAEQLEMVKKELEEVKHEHVAAKEELAVAKEQLAQKNKELKVLRKKLQESEAMHTQHEQQIGSASKPARSKMVTRLSHKRAILLQGSSDNDTDRHRCKKQRSYPQVPNNPSAGQHSGRDDDQEVVRQKLIKGFSEIDAGQSIGIKKMGKLNEKPFRDACAVKLAPKYAGTKSSELYALWQELLDSPNWKPFKSVIVDGNHQEEVIDVGDDKLQGLKMAWGEGPYNAVVSALVERKEYNTDGTGDAFDLWNYKEGRKATLGECVDCILDNVKKLKRVHLTYRSRRTMCTATASMHDPVKDLSAASNEWSHQMSNTSKHGGKS comes from the exons ATGGCAGACAGCAGAGGAAGGAATGTGTCTATTGATGCTTTGACTTCAAAGCTTGAATCCAAGATATACTACCATAGGGATGCCGCTGTCGAGTACCTGGATATCAAGACTATGGTTGATAAAGTTGTAGAAGAAAAGAATAAGCTCTTGGCTGAGAACACCGAATTCCTGAATACTATTGATAAGATCGTGGAAGAAAAGGAAAAACTCCAGCATGATCATGATG TGATTAATGAGCTGGTGGCACCAATGGCGGAGCAGCTTGAAATGGTAAAGAAGGAGCTTGAAGAAGTAAAACATGAGCATGTGGCAGCAAAGGAGGAGCTTGCTGTGGCAAAAGAGCAACTTGCTCAGAAGAACAAAGAGCTGAAGGTTCTAAGGAAGAAGCTTCAGGAGAGTGAAGCCATGCACACTCAACATGAGCAACAAATTGGAAGTGCTTCTAAGCCTGCTCGTTCCAAAATG GTAACAAGATTATCACATAAACGGGCTATCCTGCTCCAAGGATCATCGGACAATGACACAGACAGACATCGTTGTAAAAAACAGAGGTCCTATCCGCAGGTGCCAAATAACCCATCCGCTGGCCAGCATTCAGGCAGAGATGACGATCAGGAGGTTGTCAGACAAAAGCTGATCAAG GGGTTCTCTGAAATTGATGCTGGACAGTCAATTGGGATAAAGAAAATGGGGAAATTAAATGAGAAGCCATTCCGGGATGCTTGTGCTGTCAAGCTGGCTCCTAAATATGCTGGTACGAAATCTTCTGAACTGTACGCACTGTGGCAGGAACTACTCGATAGTCCAAATTGGAAACCCTTCAAGTCTGTTATAGTTGATGGCAATCATCAG GAGGAGGTCATAGATGTTGGTGATGATAAGTTGCAAGGACTGAAGATGGCATGGGGAGAAGGCCCCTACAATGCTGTCGTTAGTGCATTGGTTGAGAGGAAAGAGTACAACACTGATGGAACAGGTGATGCCTTCGATCTATGGAACTATAAGGAAGGGAGGAAGGCCACTCTTGGGGAGTGTGTTGACTGTATCTTGGACAATGTAAAGAAACTCAAGCGGGTCCATCTGACATACAG GTCGAGGAGAACAATGTGTACTGCCACTGCGAGCATGCATGACCCAGTGAAAGATCTGTCGGCAGCAAGTAATGAATGGAGTCATCAGATGTCCAACACTAGCAAGCATGGAGGGAAGTCATGA